Proteins encoded together in one Neobacillus sp. FSL H8-0543 window:
- a CDS encoding MBL fold metallo-hydrolase codes for MLKKLANRVYYMPHYSETDRPALGLICGDTFSLLVDSGNSPAHARDILNLVEKLEIPPVKFVVITHWHWDHIFGMKTMDLLTISHTETKKKLDYLKTLKWDDASLDARVETGEEIEFCSDMIKREMPTRGHLELKVPDLTFDNKLEIDLGGVTCVVEHVGGVHAQDSSIIYIPDEKVMFLGDCIYQDFYSGEWSYDKDELIILVDKIKKYDVNYYVTGHQEPKTHEEMWSFFDDLLRSEKS; via the coding sequence ATGCTTAAAAAACTAGCAAATAGAGTGTATTATATGCCTCATTATTCAGAAACGGATCGTCCCGCATTAGGGTTAATTTGTGGGGATACTTTTAGCTTGCTTGTTGATTCAGGGAATTCACCTGCACATGCAAGGGATATTCTCAATCTTGTCGAAAAATTGGAGATACCGCCAGTAAAGTTTGTTGTCATTACACATTGGCATTGGGATCATATCTTTGGTATGAAAACAATGGACCTATTAACGATTAGTCATACTGAAACGAAGAAGAAATTGGACTATTTGAAAACGCTAAAATGGGATGATGCTTCATTAGATGCACGAGTTGAAACGGGTGAAGAAATTGAGTTTTGTAGCGACATGATAAAGCGTGAAATGCCTACACGGGGTCATTTGGAATTGAAGGTGCCCGATTTAACGTTTGACAATAAATTAGAAATTGATTTGGGTGGCGTCACTTGTGTAGTTGAGCATGTTGGAGGGGTCCATGCACAGGATTCATCGATTATTTATATTCCTGATGAAAAGGTAATGTTTCTCGGGGATTGCATATATCAGGACTTTTATAGTGGAGAATGGAGCTATGATAAGGACGAACTCATTATCCTAGTAGATAAAATAAAAAAATACGATGTAAATTACTATGTGACTGGGCATCAAGAGCCGAAAACACATGAGGAAATGTGGAGCTTCTTTGATGATCTATTGAGATCGGAGAAATCGTAG
- a CDS encoding solute carrier family 23 protein, with protein sequence MKKFLSAIPLSLQHLFAMFGATILVPALTGLDPGSSLVASGVGTLIFHLITRGKVPTYLGSSFAFIAPLALYVGELKSPGEAVAGLISVSIVYAIVSLIITFVGFEKVRKVIPAVVVGPVVSIIGLALATTAVTSMASVNWDIAIVSLFAAIIATLAGTKTVRLFPILIGLVVGYVYAAVRGFVDFDTIAAAPVFSFPQFIMPEFTWVVILGMAPIALVTIIEDLGHMFVLNEITGKEVTKDPGFPSILWGNGLATLISGFIGGPAQTTYAENLGVLAITRQFSSRIIQGAAVIAILLGLFGKVGAAIQSIPVAVMGGICILLFGMIAAMGIRHMVEEKVNMANMKNLVIVAIIFIIGIGYAHNGIAYATIAGLLIYWLVPDFTTKNER encoded by the coding sequence TTGAAAAAGTTTTTAAGCGCAATACCGTTATCATTACAGCACTTGTTTGCGATGTTTGGCGCCACCATTTTGGTGCCGGCTCTAACCGGTCTTGATCCGGGGAGTTCTCTTGTTGCCAGCGGTGTAGGAACCTTGATTTTTCACCTTATTACACGCGGAAAGGTTCCTACGTATCTAGGTTCATCTTTTGCCTTTATTGCTCCGCTAGCGTTGTATGTGGGGGAGTTAAAATCACCGGGTGAAGCCGTTGCAGGTCTTATCAGCGTTTCCATTGTTTATGCCATTGTATCTTTGATCATTACATTCGTCGGCTTTGAAAAAGTCCGCAAGGTAATTCCTGCTGTTGTCGTCGGACCTGTTGTCAGCATTATCGGTCTTGCGCTGGCAACCACGGCGGTGACCAGCATGGCCTCGGTAAATTGGGATATTGCCATCGTCAGCCTCTTTGCAGCGATTATCGCAACGCTGGCAGGCACAAAGACTGTCCGCCTCTTTCCTATCTTAATCGGCCTTGTAGTGGGTTATGTATATGCCGCGGTGCGTGGATTTGTTGATTTTGATACCATCGCCGCCGCACCAGTTTTTTCTTTTCCGCAATTCATCATGCCGGAATTCACTTGGGTTGTGATCCTCGGAATGGCGCCGATCGCACTGGTTACCATCATCGAAGACCTTGGACATATGTTTGTGCTGAATGAGATTACAGGAAAAGAGGTGACAAAGGATCCCGGATTCCCAAGCATCCTCTGGGGGAATGGCCTTGCCACATTAATCTCAGGCTTCATCGGCGGACCTGCACAAACCACTTATGCGGAAAACCTAGGGGTTCTAGCCATCACACGCCAGTTTTCCAGCAGGATCATTCAAGGCGCTGCTGTTATTGCGATTCTTCTCGGCTTGTTCGGCAAAGTGGGAGCGGCTATCCAATCCATTCCAGTTGCAGTGATGGGAGGCATATGTATCCTGTTGTTCGGCATGATTGCCGCAATGGGCATCCGTCACATGGTTGAAGAAAAAGTGAATATGGCTAATATGAAAAATTTGGTCATCGTGGCCATCATCTTCATAATCGGAATCGGATATGCCCATAATGGCATAGCCTACGCCACCATTGCCGGATTGCTCATCTATTGGCTCGTACCTGATTTTACAACAAAGAATGAACGTTAA
- a CDS encoding OFA family MFS transporter encodes MEKVNNKWIRAVLPALLIHCSIGTVYCWSLFKGDIASYIGKTVGEVEWAFSIAIFVLGMSAAFGGKFVEKDIHKSSLIAAIFFVAGMAGTGFFIYQKSLIGIYFSYGIVMGIGLGIGYLTPVKTLMLWFKKQKGLATGLAVAGFGLAKVIASPLMEKLLGERDNEGILVNATNIYTMFYILAGLYLVMMFIGHLLIKKPAGYEEESVQIQGFSYRKVLKNKTFIGIWFMFYINITCGLALISQEKGILAFIGFGAIGLVSSLTAVFNAGGRIVFSSWGDRLKDRNSIYKIIFISSITAILLTIVFDGINNSIAILIIALLCIVNAGYGGGFSSLPPLLSDRFGLDSISTVHGLALSAWAFAGLTGNQLSAFVLEKTQSYDTVLYVIMALFTIATLISIFVVKPEKVYLESEELNTKEERVAS; translated from the coding sequence ATGGAAAAAGTTAATAATAAGTGGATTCGTGCTGTACTTCCAGCTTTATTAATTCATTGTAGTATTGGTACAGTTTACTGTTGGTCCTTGTTCAAGGGTGATATTGCCTCTTACATAGGGAAAACTGTCGGTGAAGTGGAGTGGGCATTTAGTATAGCCATTTTTGTTCTTGGTATGTCTGCAGCCTTTGGTGGAAAATTTGTTGAAAAAGACATTCATAAGTCGTCACTAATTGCAGCAATATTTTTTGTTGCTGGGATGGCAGGCACAGGTTTCTTTATTTATCAAAAATCATTGATTGGTATTTATTTTTCTTACGGAATTGTTATGGGGATTGGACTTGGAATCGGTTATTTAACACCGGTAAAAACATTAATGCTTTGGTTTAAAAAGCAAAAAGGGTTAGCGACAGGCCTTGCCGTTGCAGGTTTTGGCTTAGCGAAGGTAATAGCAAGTCCTTTAATGGAAAAACTACTTGGAGAAAGAGACAATGAGGGAATTTTAGTAAATGCCACAAATATTTATACAATGTTTTATATTCTAGCAGGTTTATATTTAGTGATGATGTTCATTGGACACTTGCTGATAAAGAAACCAGCTGGATATGAAGAAGAAAGTGTACAAATCCAAGGCTTCAGTTATAGAAAGGTGTTAAAAAATAAAACATTTATCGGTATTTGGTTTATGTTCTATATTAATATTACATGTGGATTAGCTTTAATTTCACAAGAAAAAGGCATTTTAGCGTTCATTGGATTTGGAGCGATTGGTTTAGTTAGTTCGTTAACTGCTGTTTTCAATGCGGGCGGACGGATTGTTTTCTCTTCATGGGGTGACCGATTAAAGGATCGTAACTCCATCTATAAAATTATTTTTATTTCATCTATTACAGCCATTTTATTAACCATTGTGTTTGATGGTATTAATAATTCGATCGCAATCCTTATTATCGCTTTACTTTGTATTGTAAATGCAGGTTACGGTGGCGGATTTTCATCTTTACCACCATTGTTATCTGACCGCTTTGGTTTAGATAGTATTTCTACTGTACATGGATTAGCCTTATCTGCTTGGGCATTTGCAGGACTGACAGGCAATCAGCTAAGTGCTTTTGTTCTGGAAAAGACACAATCCTATGACACAGTGTTATATGTGATTATGGCTCTCTTCACGATTGCGACTTTAATTAGTATATTCGTTGTTAAACCTGAAAAAGTATACTTGGAAAGTGAAGAATTAAATACGAAAGAAGAAAGGGTAGCGAGTTAA
- a CDS encoding metallophosphoesterase, which produces MLKSRKRGLAVFLAIMLLFSSLPTNLTVFAQEETNNLVLAQWSFDNDTTKQPDQAIDANKSATIETNATAIEVSTPTGYETPTFGAKGFSDSTVGQKGFITTISTQGYENIKLSSKQRSSNTGPRYFTLQVSLDGVEWQNVGQQYEVANNWTTGLLNEVSLPTVAKDVNNLYIKWVVSQSGQVSDTAKPLSSGGMAYIDDIKIIGDVKGTSEGDEEVDTNTSLKVTYTANSKGGNYWWSINKDSYEFKPGDYVEYDVYLFNSVPGLGGVEVYTTGSPIASDYKFREQFKAGEWVDEKGYFGIPSTDISKEAYGNWYHRKLKIPETAAGTTLRDFTLGIDNSSHNAGDVFTVYYDNIVISNNGVVVKEIYTDGEPKANQKVSPASNTNYDVEIVPVTELEGTPEPLPPSDEQDSDIESLSGMYSVLLNVNNDTMKANSSFNTTTYTIKNKPILVNGTPYVPLIDVMEKIGASVTWDGETQTATIRQAKNEATLKLGSSTFTLNGAEIAIDHTNSQLRSFAGNNASLMVPANFISNFGGTVKYFPISGNMKIVSPIISVNYSSPYPTKEVTPIQIDTDEIANRFVISSDSQGVDNGLLKGTDDGTGQKFEAVLAQIKSLEKQPDFIIGAGDLVSGSMEKNVDEQNIQLDNFRTRFTKYFPINALLPLPGNHEIKGSSDLEKSFAAKFPEFTAREDVVFLEGYNNSVWYYDIGDTRIFGLNTSHPKEEHAVLNAQYDFVKNNIDQTKKSTIFVFHEPAFSIWKSGNAQERNRVARNELWELIETAPNPITFTGHEHLFARRLINQQFNETINNKEYNFDKQIYQIHIGGFGGGTNGTSNEYKGVLTYPEAMGVNHFAVVDLLKDGRIHVQAISHDGVLLDDFIQSADDVNTTYSSTLTLDQNNVVLQPAETLTLTATLAENTSDKAKTVQWSSSDESVATVDQNGKVTTVGHGEAYIVATALGGVFAASKLTVLEDGVQDLDYAPQQLTMHVGTDASTSVNFAWTTNQQVQTVLKVNKKGESQLTTFTGTNVLGAGSRFFHKVEVIGLTPGTEYEFTAGAGANTLTGTFKTAPEAGNKDSFTFTYITDPQISNAVNSIAAGATFNELSKISDSAFTYIGGDLTDTGSNETQWNLFFNNGGAYPTAGADFLKNNLISVAQGNHDNATFNGHINVPNQSGGAYSYNYGPVKFVILNTQNNSLSQLQEQEALLRAEAKKAKENGQWIFAGMHKALYTGASHITDNDIIELRKYWSPIFAELDIDVVLQGHDHVFSRGFINDQGVNAKPEMVDETTALQPEKSPFYMVAHTAGGLKWYSEKNYTVSPGDPLTPNYQFLDKNSAKPAGDPLNPQGPQSDIEKETAYVTVSVAPDSVTFNTYMFKYDQTTNQMTKLPYLYDTYTIKKTAVSPDPEVNSLTVDAATITVDGNEVNSPAEIKEGSQVTVEAAVPNGQRFVKWTATGLENESYTTNPLTFTMPANEVTLKVEYENIPSNDDSEKGWVSKAGKWYYYDPQTGEMKTGWLLDAGKWYYLDSSGAMKIGWVELGSTWYYLENSGAMKTGWLLDAGKWYYLDSTGAMKTGWVKSGSTWYYMENSGAMKTGWLLNGGKWYYLDSKGAMKTDWVKFGSTWYYLEKSGAMKTSWLLNGGKWYYLDNRGAMKIGWVLVGTKWYYLYESGQMAANTTIQGYKLGSTGAWIK; this is translated from the coding sequence ATGTTGAAATCACGTAAAAGAGGACTTGCCGTTTTTTTAGCTATAATGCTACTGTTTTCTAGTTTACCTACAAACCTCACAGTTTTTGCTCAGGAAGAAACGAACAATCTAGTGTTAGCACAATGGTCATTTGATAACGATACTACGAAACAACCAGATCAGGCTATTGATGCAAACAAGTCTGCAACAATTGAAACGAACGCAACAGCTATTGAGGTAAGTACACCTACAGGCTATGAAACACCTACCTTTGGTGCAAAAGGGTTTAGTGATTCAACAGTAGGTCAAAAAGGTTTTATTACAACCATTTCTACACAGGGTTATGAAAATATTAAATTGTCCTCGAAGCAGCGTTCATCTAATACAGGACCTCGATATTTTACATTGCAGGTTAGTTTAGATGGAGTGGAATGGCAGAATGTTGGACAGCAATATGAGGTCGCCAATAACTGGACAACCGGCCTATTAAATGAAGTAAGCCTGCCAACTGTTGCGAAGGATGTTAATAATCTGTATATCAAATGGGTTGTTTCTCAAAGCGGGCAAGTATCTGATACCGCTAAGCCCTTGTCATCAGGCGGGATGGCTTATATAGATGATATAAAGATTATTGGTGACGTGAAAGGAACCTCAGAAGGTGATGAGGAAGTTGATACTAACACGTCCTTAAAGGTGACATATACCGCTAATTCAAAGGGTGGAAATTACTGGTGGTCTATAAATAAGGATAGCTATGAATTTAAACCTGGGGATTATGTGGAATACGATGTCTATTTGTTTAATAGTGTTCCTGGTTTGGGTGGAGTAGAAGTTTATACGACAGGCAGCCCTATAGCATCAGATTATAAGTTTAGAGAACAATTTAAAGCTGGTGAGTGGGTTGACGAAAAGGGTTATTTTGGAATTCCAAGTACCGATATTTCGAAAGAGGCTTATGGAAATTGGTATCACAGAAAGCTTAAAATACCAGAAACGGCAGCTGGTACTACGCTAAGAGATTTTACTTTAGGAATCGATAATTCCTCTCACAATGCGGGAGATGTATTTACCGTTTATTACGACAATATTGTGATTTCGAATAATGGGGTTGTGGTTAAAGAAATCTATACCGATGGTGAACCAAAAGCGAACCAAAAGGTTAGTCCGGCATCAAATACAAATTATGATGTTGAAATTGTTCCAGTGACAGAGCTGGAGGGAACTCCTGAACCATTGCCGCCAAGTGATGAGCAGGATAGTGATATTGAGAGCCTTTCCGGCATGTACAGTGTCCTTTTAAATGTTAACAATGACACAATGAAAGCAAATAGTAGTTTTAATACCACTACCTATACGATTAAAAATAAACCTATCCTCGTTAACGGAACGCCTTATGTCCCTCTCATTGATGTAATGGAGAAAATAGGTGCAAGTGTGACCTGGGATGGGGAAACACAAACAGCAACGATTCGACAAGCCAAAAATGAGGCAACATTGAAGCTTGGAAGCAGTACGTTTACATTAAATGGTGCTGAAATAGCGATTGACCATACGAATAGTCAGCTTAGAAGCTTTGCAGGTAACAATGCATCACTTATGGTCCCAGCTAATTTTATAAGCAATTTTGGTGGAACTGTAAAATATTTTCCTATAAGCGGTAATATGAAAATTGTATCGCCAATTATAAGCGTGAACTATAGCAGTCCTTACCCAACTAAAGAGGTTACACCCATTCAAATAGATACAGATGAAATAGCCAACAGGTTTGTCATTTCAAGTGACTCTCAAGGTGTTGATAATGGTCTATTGAAAGGCACCGATGATGGAACAGGTCAAAAATTTGAAGCAGTATTAGCTCAAATTAAATCTCTGGAAAAACAACCAGATTTTATTATTGGTGCTGGCGACCTAGTATCTGGATCAATGGAAAAGAACGTTGATGAGCAAAATATTCAGTTAGACAATTTCCGAACGCGTTTCACAAAATATTTCCCAATCAACGCATTATTGCCCTTACCAGGTAACCATGAAATAAAGGGAAGTAGTGACCTTGAAAAAAGCTTTGCTGCCAAATTCCCTGAATTTACAGCAAGAGAAGATGTTGTGTTCCTTGAAGGATATAATAATAGCGTTTGGTATTATGATATTGGTGACACACGTATATTCGGTTTGAATACAAGTCATCCGAAGGAAGAGCACGCAGTTTTAAATGCACAGTATGATTTTGTGAAAAATAATATTGACCAAACGAAAAAGAGTACCATATTTGTATTTCATGAGCCGGCATTCTCTATATGGAAAAGCGGGAATGCACAAGAAAGAAATAGGGTAGCTAGAAATGAATTATGGGAGCTTATCGAAACTGCTCCAAATCCAATCACGTTCACTGGTCATGAGCATTTATTTGCAAGAAGATTGATCAATCAACAATTTAATGAAACGATCAATAACAAAGAGTACAATTTCGATAAACAAATCTATCAAATCCATATTGGTGGTTTTGGTGGAGGCACAAACGGAACATCGAACGAGTATAAAGGTGTGTTAACGTATCCGGAAGCAATGGGTGTTAACCACTTTGCAGTCGTTGATCTTCTGAAGGACGGAAGAATCCATGTACAGGCGATATCCCATGATGGAGTGCTTCTTGATGATTTTATTCAGTCAGCAGATGATGTAAATACAACCTATTCAAGTACACTGACCCTAGATCAAAATAATGTAGTATTACAGCCAGCTGAGACACTCACACTTACAGCAACTCTTGCTGAAAATACAAGTGACAAGGCTAAAACCGTCCAATGGTCATCTAGTGATGAATCTGTTGCAACGGTTGACCAAAATGGTAAAGTTACTACAGTTGGACATGGCGAAGCATATATCGTTGCAACTGCACTAGGTGGTGTGTTTGCTGCAAGCAAGTTAACCGTTCTAGAAGATGGTGTTCAAGACTTAGATTATGCGCCACAACAGCTTACCATGCATGTAGGTACAGATGCATCGACTAGTGTAAATTTCGCATGGACAACAAATCAGCAAGTGCAAACAGTCTTAAAAGTGAATAAAAAAGGTGAAAGTCAGCTAACTACTTTTACTGGAACGAATGTGTTAGGTGCAGGAAGCAGATTCTTTCACAAGGTGGAAGTAATAGGATTAACTCCTGGTACTGAGTATGAATTTACAGCAGGAGCAGGTGCAAACACACTTACAGGAACATTTAAAACAGCACCTGAAGCAGGAAACAAAGACAGCTTTACATTCACCTATATAACGGACCCGCAAATCAGTAACGCTGTAAATTCAATAGCGGCCGGTGCCACATTTAACGAACTGAGTAAGATATCAGATTCTGCCTTTACCTATATTGGTGGTGACTTAACGGATACAGGTTCGAATGAGACACAATGGAATTTGTTCTTTAATAACGGTGGAGCCTATCCAACTGCAGGGGCAGACTTCTTGAAAAATAACCTTATCTCAGTAGCTCAAGGGAATCACGACAATGCTACCTTTAATGGTCATATAAATGTGCCAAATCAATCAGGCGGAGCCTATTCGTATAATTACGGACCGGTAAAATTCGTGATTCTTAACACTCAGAACAATTCACTATCACAGCTGCAGGAACAAGAAGCATTATTAAGAGCAGAAGCAAAAAAAGCAAAAGAAAATGGACAGTGGATTTTTGCCGGCATGCACAAGGCCTTATACACTGGTGCCAGCCACATAACAGATAATGATATTATCGAATTAAGAAAATATTGGTCACCAATATTTGCAGAATTGGATATTGATGTCGTGCTACAAGGTCATGATCATGTGTTTTCAAGAGGTTTTATAAACGATCAAGGTGTCAACGCAAAACCGGAAATGGTTGATGAAACAACCGCTCTACAGCCGGAAAAATCACCTTTCTATATGGTGGCACATACAGCTGGCGGGTTGAAATGGTATAGTGAAAAAAATTATACGGTTTCACCTGGTGATCCGCTAACACCGAATTATCAATTCCTTGATAAGAATTCTGCTAAACCAGCAGGTGATCCATTAAATCCTCAAGGGCCGCAGAGTGATATCGAAAAAGAGACGGCTTATGTGACAGTATCGGTAGCACCCGATTCTGTAACCTTTAATACGTATATGTTCAAGTATGACCAAACTACTAATCAAATGACAAAATTGCCATACTTGTACGATACTTACACGATTAAGAAAACGGCAGTCTCTCCAGATCCAGAAGTCAATTCCTTGACTGTTGATGCTGCAACGATAACGGTAGATGGGAATGAAGTAAATAGTCCTGCAGAGATTAAAGAGGGCTCTCAAGTTACGGTGGAAGCTGCTGTTCCAAACGGACAAAGGTTTGTTAAATGGACAGCAACAGGCCTTGAAAATGAAAGTTATACAACAAATCCACTTACATTTACGATGCCGGCAAATGAGGTTACATTGAAGGTGGAGTATGAAAACATACCAAGCAATGACGATAGCGAAAAAGGCTGGGTTTCTAAAGCTGGCAAGTGGTATTATTATGATCCTCAAACAGGTGAGATGAAGACCGGCTGGTTATTAGACGCTGGCAAATGGTATTACCTGGATTCAAGTGGTGCGATGAAAATAGGTTGGGTAGAACTTGGATCCACTTGGTATTACTTAGAAAACAGTGGTGCAATGAAGACCGGCTGGTTATTAGACGCTGGCAAATGGTATTACCTGGATTCAACCGGTGCAATGAAAACGGGCTGGGTTAAATCTGGCTCCACTTGGTATTACATGGAAAATAGTGGCGCAATGAAGACTGGTTGGTTGTTAAACGGAGGTAAATGGTATTACCTGGATTCAAAAGGTGCAATGAAAACGGACTGGGTTAAATTTGGCTCCACTTGGTATTACTTGGAAAAAAGTGGTGCAATGAAGACCAGTTGGTTGTTAAATGGAGGAAAATGGTATTACTTGGATAACCGTGGTGCGATGAAGATCGGCTGGGTACTAGTAGGCACAAAATGGTACTACTTGTATGAGAGCGGGCAAATGGCAGCAAACACAACTATTCAAGGATATAAGCTTGGTTCAACTGGTGCTTGGATAAAATAA
- a CDS encoding TRAP transporter large permease subunit, translating to MTVLILTLLLLVLILVGMPIGFVLLIIGTLGVWIVSGWDALMGIMGTTAFRSVNSFSYTTIPMFILMANFISKSKIAEDLFDCILKWIGHKPGGAGVTTVLSSAAFGALSGSSIAATSIMSKVAVPQMIKSKYSDSFSAGLVASSSGTLAALIPPSVPLIVYAIQTETSIGSLLIAGILPGLLLAFLLCIVVIAVAMKNKSVVERSSWSERFQSLRTIWPMLILILFVIVAIYSGIGTSTEAAAFGAFGALIIGFLMKRLNFKAIIDALIETVQQTCMIFIILVGATLFSYFVAFSRIGNSLISLIESANISAVGVLCLIILMYLILGLFLDLFGSMLLTLPLVFPLMMSLGYDPLWFGVLVVLLLEIGLVTPPVGINLYITSQQSGVSVSKVLKGSIPFIGVLLFTVLLIILFPQIVLFLPSNM from the coding sequence ATGACTGTATTAATACTAACGTTGTTATTACTCGTTCTTATATTAGTAGGTATGCCGATCGGATTCGTATTATTAATTATTGGGACATTGGGGGTTTGGATTGTTTCTGGATGGGATGCGTTGATGGGTATTATGGGAACAACGGCCTTTCGAAGCGTCAATAGTTTCAGTTATACGACAATACCAATGTTTATTTTAATGGCTAATTTTATTTCAAAAAGTAAGATTGCCGAAGATTTATTTGATTGTATTTTAAAATGGATTGGACATAAACCAGGTGGTGCAGGGGTTACAACCGTTTTATCAAGTGCTGCCTTTGGAGCACTTTCTGGTTCGAGTATAGCGGCCACTTCGATCATGTCAAAGGTGGCGGTTCCACAAATGATTAAATCGAAATATTCGGATTCATTTTCCGCTGGTTTAGTTGCATCCTCTAGTGGAACCCTTGCAGCACTGATTCCACCAAGTGTTCCGCTAATTGTTTATGCGATCCAAACTGAAACTTCGATTGGTAGTTTACTTATTGCCGGTATTCTGCCGGGGTTGTTACTTGCCTTTTTATTATGTATTGTCGTCATCGCAGTTGCGATGAAAAATAAAAGCGTCGTAGAAAGATCGAGTTGGAGTGAAAGGTTCCAATCTTTACGCACTATTTGGCCGATGTTAATCTTAATTTTGTTTGTTATTGTTGCGATTTATTCTGGTATTGGAACGTCAACGGAAGCGGCTGCATTTGGAGCTTTCGGTGCTTTAATCATTGGCTTCTTGATGAAGCGGTTAAATTTCAAGGCAATTATTGATGCCTTAATTGAAACGGTTCAGCAAACGTGTATGATATTTATTATTTTAGTCGGTGCGACTTTATTTTCTTATTTTGTTGCCTTCAGTCGTATAGGAAATTCACTAATTAGTCTTATAGAATCGGCAAATATCTCAGCAGTGGGTGTTTTATGCTTAATCATCCTAATGTACCTGATATTAGGGTTATTCTTAGACTTATTTGGTTCCATGCTCCTAACCTTGCCGCTCGTTTTCCCATTAATGATGAGCTTAGGATATGACCCATTATGGTTTGGTGTTCTAGTCGTACTTCTATTAGAAATTGGACTAGTTACCCCACCAGTCGGAATCAATCTCTACATCACCAGCCAGCAATCCGGTGTAAGTGTCAGCAAAGTACTAAAAGGATCGATTCCGTTTATAGGAGTCCTCCTCTTTACCGTTCTATTAATCATTCTCTTCCCGCAAATTGTATTATTTTTACCTTCTAATATGTAG
- a CDS encoding TRAP transporter small permease — translation MAKILNKVDQILAYFASFALFSMMILIFINAFSRFLFKKPVTGVIEFTGEYLMVIIVFLTLSFTHKNDGHVKVEILQKFLPKRIMPLLSVVVNLLSAAIFLVLTYTTYLLFIRHLNQDIRSVSSLAYPLTPAVFMICFGSFVMSIRLLLSSFTSKVDSNESKVE, via the coding sequence TTGGCAAAAATCTTAAATAAAGTCGATCAAATATTGGCATATTTCGCTAGTTTTGCCTTGTTTAGTATGATGATCCTTATTTTTATCAATGCCTTTTCACGTTTTTTGTTTAAAAAACCGGTTACGGGTGTGATTGAATTCACGGGAGAATATTTAATGGTCATCATTGTTTTTCTGACGCTGAGTTTCACGCATAAAAATGATGGTCATGTGAAAGTTGAAATTTTACAGAAGTTTTTACCAAAGAGAATTATGCCATTATTATCTGTTGTAGTAAATCTCCTTTCTGCAGCTATTTTTCTCGTACTTACTTATACGACTTATTTATTATTTATCCGCCATCTAAATCAGGATATTCGATCGGTTAGTAGTTTAGCTTATCCTCTTACACCTGCTGTCTTTATGATTTGTTTTGGTTCATTCGTGATGTCTATCAGACTACTACTTTCCAGTTTTACATCAAAAGTAGATTCGAATGAAAGTAAGGTCGAATGA